One part of the Glycine max cultivar Williams 82 chromosome 14, Glycine_max_v4.0, whole genome shotgun sequence genome encodes these proteins:
- the LOC547658 gene encoding alcohol dehydrogenase 1 translates to MRAAAVAWEAGKPLSIETIEVAPPQKGEVRLRILFNSLCRSDVYWWDAKDQTPLFPRILGHEASGIVESVGEGVTHLKPGDHALPIFTGECGECTYCKSEESNLCELLRINTDRGVMLSDGKTRFSKNGQPIYHFVGTSTFSEYTVLHEGCVAKINPNAPLDKVAIVSCGFCTGFGATVNVAKPKPNNTVAVFGLGAVGLAACEGARVSGASRIIGVDLLPNRFEQAKKFGVTDFVNPKDHNKPVQEVIAEMTNGGVDRAIECTGSIQASISAFECTHDGWGTAVLVGVPKKDVEFKTNPMKFMEGRTLKGTFYGHYRPRTDIPGVVEKYLNKELELDKFITHSVPFSKINTAFDLMLKGEGIRCLICMEE, encoded by the exons ATGCGTGCAGCTGCGGTGGCATGGGAAGCAGGGAAGCCACTGTCAATAGAAACCATAGAAGTGGCACCACCCCAGAAAGGTGAAGTGCGTTTGAGGATCCTCTTCAACTCCCTTTGCCGTAGTGATGTTTATTGGTGGGATGCTAAG GACCAGACTCCTCTGTTTCCTCGTATCTTAGGCCACGAAGCTTCAGG GATTGTGGAGAGCGTGGGCGAGGGTGTGACACATCTGAAACCAGGTGACCATGCACTCCCAATATTCACTGGGGAGTGTGGTGAATGCACTTATTGTAAGTCTGAAGAGAGCAACCTGTGTGAGCTACTCAGGATCAACACTGACAGGGGTGTTATGCTGAGTGATGGAAAAACAAGGTTCTCCAAAAATGGCCAACCCATTTACCACTTCGTTGGAACCTCCACTTTCAGTGAATACACTGTTCTCCATGAAGGATGTGTAGCCAAGATTAACCCTAATGCCCCACTTGACAAAGTTGCTATTGTCAGCTGTGGATTCTGCACAG GTTTTGGGGCTACTGTGAATGTTGCAAAACCAAAGCCTAATAATACTGTTGCTGTCTTTGGCTTAGGAGCTGTTGGTCTTGCT GCCTGTGAAGGGGCAAGGGTTTCTGGTGCATCTAGAATCATCGGGGTTGATTTACTTCCCAATCGATTTGAACAAG CCAAAAAATTTGGGGTCACTGATTTTGTAAACCCGAAAGATCACAACAAACCAGTCCAAGAG GTCATTGCTGAAATGACTAATGGAGGAGTAGATCGTGCTATTGAATGCACTGGAAGCATCCAAGCTTCAATCTCAGCATTTGAATGCACTCATGAT GGTTGGGGTACTGCTGTCCTTGTTGGTGTGCCAAAGAAGGATGTTGAATTCAAAACTAATCCTATGAAGTTCATGGAAGGGAGAACTCTTAAGGGTACCTTCTATGGTCACTACAGACCCCGCACTGACATTCCTGGTGTTGTGGAGAAGTACCTCAACAAG GAGTTGGAACTAGACAAATTTATCACTCACTCTGTGCCATTCTCAAAGATCAACACTGCATTTGATCTTATGCTGAAAGGGGAGGGCATAAGGTGCCTCATCTGCATGGAAGAGTAA